In a single window of the Bacillus marinisedimentorum genome:
- a CDS encoding YtnP family quorum-quenching lactonase, with translation METFKKGDVTLTWLNGGMTHLDGGAMFGVVPKALWSKKYPSNQKNQVPLRTDPIFFQTGGKNVLIESGIGNGKFSDKMKRNYGVTEESSVDEDLQRLGFTADDIDLVLMTHLHFDHASGLTKWKDGRLVPAFPNAEIFVSETEWNEMQNPNIRSSNTYWEENWKPLEHQVRTFADKAEPVPGVVMHHTGGHSDGHSIVILETGEEPIIHMADLMPTQAHQNVLWVLAFDDYPMDSIDQKRKWMKEAYSRNAWFTFYHDNEYRVIKWSGDGKEVIEAVKREERK, from the coding sequence ATGGAAACATTTAAAAAAGGGGATGTGACGTTAACCTGGCTGAACGGCGGAATGACACACCTGGACGGCGGTGCAATGTTTGGCGTTGTGCCTAAGGCACTGTGGAGCAAAAAATATCCGTCCAACCAAAAGAACCAGGTTCCGCTCAGGACAGACCCGATCTTTTTTCAGACAGGCGGAAAAAATGTATTGATCGAGTCAGGGATCGGCAATGGAAAGTTCTCTGACAAAATGAAACGGAATTACGGCGTGACGGAGGAAAGCTCCGTGGATGAAGATTTACAGCGTCTGGGGTTTACTGCTGACGATATCGACCTTGTCTTAATGACCCATTTGCACTTCGACCATGCAAGCGGCCTAACAAAGTGGAAAGACGGCAGGCTTGTGCCAGCCTTCCCTAATGCTGAAATTTTTGTCTCCGAAACGGAATGGAATGAAATGCAGAATCCCAATATTCGTTCCAGTAATACATATTGGGAGGAAAATTGGAAGCCGCTGGAACACCAGGTCCGCACCTTTGCGGATAAAGCGGAACCGGTGCCGGGCGTGGTCATGCATCACACCGGCGGGCATAGTGACGGTCACAGTATCGTTATATTGGAAACGGGTGAAGAGCCGATTATCCATATGGCGGATTTAATGCCTACCCAGGCCCATCAAAATGTTTTGTGGGTGCTAGCGTTTGATGATTACCCGATGGACTCGATTGACCAGAAGAGAAAATGGATGAAAGAAGCATACAGCCGCAATGCATGGTTCACCTTTTACCATGATAACGAGTACAGAGTGATAAAATGGTCCGGGGACGGCAAAGAGGTTATCGAGGCGGTCAAGAGGGAAGAAAGGAAATAA
- the trmB gene encoding tRNA (guanosine(46)-N7)-methyltransferase TrmB — protein MRQRHKPWAKDKIKKNSAVIPTHPESLRSSWAAEFGNGNPIHLEIGTGKGRFVAGMAEANPAVNFIGIEKAPSVIINALDKVLDQSLENIRLLNEDANDLTAFFGDSEVSRIYLNFSDPWPKNRHEKRRLTYETFLAQYEKVLCEQGEVHLKTDNQGLFEYSLESFSKYGMVIKNVSLNLHDSGFEGNIMTEYEQKFSSKGMRIYRCEAAFR, from the coding sequence ATGCGGCAAAGACATAAGCCATGGGCAAAAGATAAAATCAAAAAGAACAGTGCGGTCATACCGACCCATCCAGAAAGCCTCCGCAGCAGCTGGGCGGCGGAATTCGGAAACGGGAACCCGATTCATCTGGAAATCGGGACCGGTAAAGGCCGGTTTGTTGCTGGGATGGCTGAAGCGAACCCCGCCGTTAACTTTATCGGAATTGAGAAGGCTCCATCTGTCATTATAAATGCACTTGATAAGGTGCTTGACCAAAGCCTTGAAAACATTCGGCTTCTGAATGAAGATGCTAATGATCTGACAGCGTTTTTCGGAGATAGTGAAGTATCCCGGATTTATCTCAATTTTTCTGATCCGTGGCCGAAAAACCGCCATGAAAAACGAAGGCTTACCTATGAAACCTTTCTGGCCCAATACGAAAAGGTACTCTGTGAACAAGGCGAGGTCCATTTGAAAACTGATAACCAGGGACTTTTTGAATATTCGCTGGAAAGCTTTTCAAAATACGGCATGGTGATAAAAAATGTTAGCTTGAATCTGCATGACAGCGGGTTTGAAGGAAATATCATGACTGAATATGAACAAAAGTTTTCATCAAAGGGGATGCGGATATACAGATGTGAGGCCGCATTCCGTTGA
- a CDS encoding DUF3891 family protein: MILRETADHFILYKQHDHGLLSGEMGANWGNGVFGPLPFRMTFAAAIHDISWIDEDENISWNSDDNKPYDFVDLPLKRRLDMYAKGLDHTEKLDPYSAVLVSKHYSSFYSEEDGEEVKTFLQNERIRRTELAETASISSSEQTDDLKILRMLDNLSLYVCLNGPGTPKTEVHPWYQDGLMAYTADGGEQRLSLEWTNQHTITIDPFPFQAEWTASIPVYRIHKSQKGDNLDKMKEQSLQLVTFAPVSARP, from the coding sequence ATGATATTAAGGGAAACTGCAGACCATTTTATTTTGTACAAACAGCATGATCACGGACTATTATCGGGTGAAATGGGTGCCAATTGGGGAAATGGAGTATTCGGCCCGCTACCTTTCCGGATGACTTTTGCTGCAGCCATCCATGATATCAGCTGGATTGATGAAGATGAAAACATCAGCTGGAACAGCGATGACAACAAACCATACGATTTTGTCGACTTGCCATTGAAAAGGCGCCTTGATATGTATGCTAAAGGCCTTGATCATACTGAAAAACTGGACCCTTACAGTGCTGTACTTGTTTCCAAGCATTATAGTTCCTTTTACAGCGAAGAGGACGGGGAAGAGGTTAAAACTTTTTTGCAAAACGAGCGAATTAGGCGCACTGAGCTTGCCGAAACAGCTTCCATTTCATCGTCAGAGCAAACTGATGACCTGAAAATCCTGCGGATGCTCGATAACCTTTCTCTGTATGTTTGCCTGAATGGGCCTGGCACACCAAAAACAGAGGTGCACCCATGGTATCAAGACGGCCTAATGGCGTATACAGCGGATGGCGGAGAGCAAAGATTGTCTCTTGAATGGACGAATCAGCATACGATTACAATTGATCCTTTCCCTTTTCAGGCGGAGTGGACAGCTTCCATTCCCGTTTATCGTATTCATAAGTCGCAGAAAGGAGATAATCTTGATAAAATGAAGGAACAAAGCCTTCAGCTGGTTACATTTGCACCGGTATCGGCCCGGCCCTAA
- the cydS gene encoding cytochrome bd oxidase small subunit CydS, with amino-acid sequence MNEFLITWAPILVVFLAIAALLLWGAKGK; translated from the coding sequence TTGAATGAATTTCTGATTACCTGGGCACCCATTCTGGTGGTTTTTCTTGCAATAGCAGCGTTATTATTGTGGGGTGCCAAAGGCAAATAA
- a CDS encoding YtzH-like family protein: MTITSQDQIGMIREILYNHKTDCCGQVSEYQQIQRLIQSLVAKGSLNEQEKQTMYDIYQYTQNGVNGRNIDEHITTHDESLGKWIHELDASYIQ; the protein is encoded by the coding sequence GTGACGATTACCTCGCAGGATCAAATCGGGATGATTCGCGAAATTTTATATAACCATAAAACAGACTGCTGCGGGCAGGTTTCAGAATATCAGCAAATACAGCGTCTTATTCAATCACTCGTGGCAAAAGGAAGCCTGAATGAACAAGAAAAACAAACGATGTATGACATCTACCAATACACCCAGAACGGTGTCAATGGGCGGAATATTGATGAACACATCACCACACATGATGAATCACTGGGCAAATGGATCCATGAATTGGATGCCTCTTACATTCAATAA
- a CDS encoding phosphotransferase family protein yields MTKLKVKWLEQILGKEWQITPAGGQTGEAYIARKNGEKLFLKRNSSPFLAVLSAEGIVPKLIWTKRMENGDVFTAQHWLNGRELKPTDMNSVSVARLLSKIHQSDALLSMLKRIGKEPLLPEHILSEIGERMSGECRGNDVIRHAMRFLEKEMAAVQSQDMVVCHCDVNHNNWLLSEREELFLIDWDGAMIADPALDLGMLLSWYIPREEWQGWLEEYGIDLTGSLLERMKWYVVSQTILWVIWHSERNQPSESRNWLNYLSNVLNHDTLR; encoded by the coding sequence ATGACGAAATTGAAGGTGAAATGGTTGGAGCAGATTTTAGGAAAAGAGTGGCAGATCACCCCTGCCGGCGGGCAGACAGGTGAAGCATACATTGCCAGGAAGAACGGTGAAAAGTTGTTCCTGAAACGCAACTCATCACCTTTCCTAGCTGTTTTATCAGCCGAAGGGATTGTTCCGAAATTAATATGGACGAAACGCATGGAAAACGGCGATGTGTTCACGGCCCAGCACTGGCTGAACGGGCGTGAGCTTAAACCCACCGATATGAACAGTGTTTCGGTCGCGCGTTTGCTGAGCAAAATTCATCAGTCAGACGCCCTGCTTTCCATGCTGAAACGTATTGGCAAGGAACCGCTTCTGCCGGAACATATTCTGTCTGAAATCGGTGAAAGAATGAGCGGAGAATGCCGGGGGAACGATGTCATCCGGCATGCAATGCGTTTTTTGGAAAAAGAGATGGCGGCAGTCCAGTCGCAGGATATGGTCGTTTGCCACTGTGACGTGAATCACAACAACTGGCTGCTCAGTGAGCGTGAAGAACTTTTCCTGATTGATTGGGATGGGGCAATGATCGCCGATCCGGCACTTGATCTCGGCATGCTTTTATCCTGGTATATCCCCAGGGAAGAATGGCAAGGCTGGCTTGAGGAATACGGGATTGACCTGACCGGCAGCCTGCTTGAACGAATGAAATGGTATGTTGTATCACAGACCATCCTGTGGGTGATCTGGCATAGCGAGCGGAACCAGCCTTCGGAATCAAGGAACTGGCTCAACTATCTGTCTAATGTCCTAAATCATGACACATTGCGATAA
- a CDS encoding diacylglycerol/lipid kinase family protein — protein sequence MKIYFFIINPAAGNGKALKKWNKVKVELQQKNVRFRSFFTERPGHAEQIARQIAEIHADHLEAIVAVGGDGTIHEIMNGLTFHEHIKIGYIPAGSGNDFARGFSIPSAPLDALNTIIGRGGKTGQYDVGGVLFSTGKGRHKRFVNSVGAGFDAEVSKTADEAAYKPFLNKLGLGRFAYMIALLKTMAAYKPADVTVTIDGKTAMFEKVWFITISNSPFYGGGMKISPAADPADGILDVCVVYNLPAWKLLLLFGSVFFGWHKHLKEVELFTGRNISVTSESPFPVHTDGEQAGMTPIQVSVQPSRRSIYSKKRTKSGRSIEAAARGGKNG from the coding sequence ATGAAAATTTATTTCTTTATCATTAATCCGGCAGCTGGAAATGGAAAAGCTCTAAAAAAATGGAATAAAGTCAAGGTGGAACTTCAACAAAAAAACGTTAGATTCCGTTCCTTTTTTACGGAAAGGCCCGGACATGCCGAGCAGATTGCGCGCCAGATTGCGGAAATTCATGCCGACCATCTGGAAGCGATTGTTGCCGTAGGCGGTGACGGGACAATCCATGAAATCATGAACGGACTCACGTTTCATGAGCATATAAAGATCGGATATATACCTGCCGGGTCGGGCAACGATTTTGCAAGGGGCTTTTCAATACCGTCAGCGCCGCTTGATGCCTTGAATACCATCATTGGAAGAGGCGGCAAAACAGGGCAGTATGATGTCGGCGGAGTGTTGTTCAGTACGGGGAAAGGACGTCATAAGCGTTTTGTCAACAGTGTTGGCGCCGGTTTTGATGCCGAAGTATCAAAGACGGCTGACGAAGCTGCCTATAAACCGTTTTTGAACAAACTCGGATTGGGCCGGTTTGCTTACATGATCGCCCTTTTAAAAACGATGGCAGCATACAAGCCTGCAGATGTGACGGTGACAATTGATGGAAAAACGGCTATGTTTGAAAAGGTATGGTTCATCACGATTTCCAACAGCCCTTTTTACGGCGGCGGGATGAAAATATCCCCGGCTGCCGACCCTGCTGACGGGATACTGGATGTTTGTGTCGTATATAACTTGCCCGCATGGAAACTTCTTCTTTTGTTCGGAAGTGTGTTTTTCGGCTGGCATAAACATTTGAAGGAAGTCGAATTGTTTACCGGCCGGAATATAAGTGTTACTAGCGAATCGCCATTCCCGGTCCATACAGATGGGGAACAGGCGGGAATGACTCCGATTCAGGTAAGTGTACAGCCTTCGAGAAGGAGTATTTATTCGAAAAAGCGGACTAAATCGGGCAGAAGCATAGAAGCAGCCGCAAGAGGAGGGAAAAACGGGTGA
- a CDS encoding NERD domain-containing protein — translation MAQLIKLQDYISRYEKDIYRYPGQFISHKQKRWQSFKAAWEEGLPLPEAGAERHDFFEQWETADEPDRKGPLSTIKTLLKRSAVTMEESSKIPHSAGSVSEEELKERFRDEMLGYKMRWGTSTLREKSSVDRNWNKNVELIHLLQGFPDSYLLMHKPVFRFQQATVELDTILVTPVDVIVMTHLQGSGQTVFKAAKGKFWQEQTGKDIKKRLNPMISLDRSARIISRILSSASIALPVQKVLYSRRDRIDFPYPPAGLKVLDKSGYPEWRVMRVRQPVPLKHMQLKAARELLLHCETVAYRRPEWEIDE, via the coding sequence ATGGCACAGTTGATCAAACTTCAGGACTATATATCAAGATATGAAAAGGATATATACCGTTATCCAGGCCAATTCATCAGCCATAAACAGAAACGCTGGCAGTCGTTTAAAGCGGCGTGGGAGGAAGGGCTGCCGCTGCCTGAGGCCGGTGCTGAAAGGCATGACTTTTTCGAGCAGTGGGAGACTGCGGACGAACCGGACAGAAAGGGGCCCCTGTCAACAATAAAAACGCTGCTGAAACGCAGTGCTGTTACGATGGAAGAGAGCAGCAAGATCCCGCACTCCGCCGGTTCTGTAAGCGAAGAGGAGTTAAAAGAGCGTTTCCGTGATGAAATGCTCGGCTATAAGATGCGATGGGGTACATCAACACTGAGGGAAAAATCCTCAGTTGATAGAAACTGGAACAAAAACGTTGAACTCATTCACTTATTACAGGGCTTTCCTGACAGTTACCTGCTGATGCACAAGCCGGTTTTCCGTTTTCAGCAGGCGACTGTTGAACTGGATACCATTCTCGTAACGCCTGTGGATGTCATCGTAATGACGCATTTGCAGGGAAGCGGGCAAACAGTATTCAAAGCGGCGAAGGGAAAGTTTTGGCAGGAACAAACCGGTAAGGATATAAAGAAGCGACTGAACCCGATGATATCACTCGATCGTTCCGCCAGGATTATATCGCGTATCCTGTCATCCGCTTCGATTGCACTTCCCGTGCAGAAAGTGCTGTACAGCCGCAGAGACAGAATCGATTTTCCATATCCGCCTGCCGGACTCAAAGTGCTGGACAAATCAGGATATCCGGAGTGGCGGGTCATGCGGGTGAGGCAGCCGGTTCCGCTTAAACATATGCAGCTCAAGGCAGCCCGTGAACTGCTGCTTCACTGCGAAACCGTAGCTTACCGGCGGCCTGAATGGGAGATTGATGAATGA